CTAAATATGATGGCAAATTTTTGTTTTATTTATGGGACAAGAAGCAAAATGGAAATATTACAAATTCAGAATGGGCAATTATTAACGATAAGGTTGTTAAGTATTTTGAAAAAAATGGATTATATGCCGTTAAACAAAAGGGGTTCTTGATTTTTAAGTCAGAAAGTGGAGAAAGCGATATTTCAATCAATGAACAGGAAGTATTTGTTTTTAAATAAATGTGCTTACGATTTAAAATAATAAAAATAGCTATTGTTTTTGCTAGTATTGTTCTGGCAAGTGGAACGATTTATGCCGATTACTCATTTACAAGATATCCTCTTGAGAAGGTAGCTAAAGTAACGGCAACCTTTGGCCAATTCAGAGAATATACGAAGCAGATTGATGGCACAAAAAAAATAACTTATGTTGGTGGCCACGAAGGGATCGATCTTGATGATGAAGATAATGCCCCAATATATTCTGTTGCTGCGGGAGAAGTGTTTGAATTAAGAAAGAGATCTCCTGGATATGGCAATGTGCTTATAATTAAGCACACCAATAGTGTGCCAAATTACCAATCCTTTTATGCCCATATGAGTAGCATACCTTATGAAGACAAGATAAATACTCGCCTTATAGAAGGAGTTCCCTACAATGTCAACACCACTGACCCCATCGGTTATGTCGGTTCAACTGGCGGGGGAGCATCGACTGGGTCACACTTGCATTTTCAGGTTGGGAACCCGGCAATCAGAGGAGGGGAGGAAAACCCGCTTGCGGCCGGACTTAATCAGCCGTACGTGAATTATATGCAAACAACGATTGAAGCCTATTCCGACGCCCTTTTTCCGGGGAACGCGTATATTCGTCTGCTTGGTCCGGGTGATGATGGTAAATTCGATCGGCTGAATTATGTAAAATCAGGTGATATTTATAACAAGATCGAAGATCCGGAGGAGAATGAAGAGCTAAACTACCCGAAAGCGGGGGAACCGATCAAAATAGTTGTTGAGGCTTACCAAAATAGCTTATTTAACGGATTTCGGACCGCTCCGTATGGTGTTGAATTTAACATTACAGAGATTGGTGGTTCATATAACAAATCGCAGGTCGTCCGCTTTAACAAGACGCTTTCCGAAATAAACGGCAAAATTGACGAATATTATTGCTTTACCAAGCCGTTTATCACCAAGCCTTTTAGCGGCGCCGCCTATTATTACATGGATTGGACTCCCGGCGAGGGGGTATATAAGATCCAGGCCAAGGTCTATGCCGCGTACCGTGAAGGGGGCGTGTTGAAATTCCAAACGCCGATAATCAAAGAGCGGATCGTTTCAATTGGGCTGGCCGGAATTGATTATGACTCTCCCTATGGCTACGCTTTCGCGCAATACGACCCAAATACTGGATTGCCTGGTTTGGCTTCCTCCGGTGGTGTTCACGCCGCTGGGGTAGGTGATGATGAGCCAACAATCTATTACACCGACGTTAGCGCCCCCCGTTTTTCTATGAGCCCGGGAGATACGACTTATCCGAAAAACACGGTCATTTCCGCCCGGGCCGATAAAAATGTTAATTGGACGGTCAAGATATTTGACGAGAGCGGCGGGACAGCAGCCACTCTGACCGGCACCGGCGATCGTTTATCCAAAAAATGGGCGGGAGCGGGGAATGGGAAATACACCTATCAGGTTGAGGCTCAAGACGCTGTTAGTGGTGAAAAAGCGGAAAGAGACGGGATTGGCATAATTATAGTCGATAACCAGCCGCCTGATATAAAGCTGAAAAGCGATTCGACAATCAACATTACGACCAGCGACGCGAAAGCGGTCGTTGAATTTACCGCCAACGAAGACCTGGCGCTGGCGCGCGTCGATATCGTGGACATTGCCGGAGTATCGATTGCCGAATATTTTAAGGTCCAGCCGCATCTAAAGAAAGACGAGCTCTTTCAAGCTGATTGGGTCAATCCTTGGGCCAATGCTAACGGCTGGTATTATTTAAAGATTATGGCCTTCGATCTGGCCGGTAATCGAACGGTTAAATATGTCCCCGTTCGGGTCGACCTGCCGGGGGGCGTTTCCCCAACGACTACCGCTCCGACGGAGCCTATCAAACGGACCAATCCGCCCGAAGAGGTGAAAAATATCGCGGTCGGCGATATCGATTTTGACGATAATGGTAATTCGTACGTTTTATATACGAAGCAGATGAAACTGGTTAAATATGACGGCAGTGGGAAAGAGATTGGCAAGATAGAGAAGTTTGGCGCTGATAGTCAGGATTACTTTTGGTATCCGCAAGGTTTGGCGGTTTCCCCGTCAGGCGATCGGGTTTATGTGGCCGATACTTATAGTGATCGTTTATTGATCTTTGATGGCGGCCTAAATTTAATAAAGGCGGTTCAGGGGCGGGATGTTTTCCTAGAGTATACAAGGGACGAGATTGATAATTATTTTTTCTTTATTAAAACCGGGCATACGACTAACCATTATCGGTATGAAATGCTTGGGGAAGGCTACGATCAGCCGAAAGATGTTTATTTTGCCGGGGGGAACATGTACGTCGCCGATTCAGGGCGGCATCGGATATTGAAATATGATCTTAACGGTGACGAGGTTGTCTTTGATAAGCTGGAGGGGAAACACGGCCCCGATGATAATTGTTGTTACCACTACACTAATAGTTTGAATGAAACAAAAGATTCCAGTGGACACCGGGCGGATAGGATCGGCTATTCTGCTTTTAACGCGATGGATGGAGCTCCCCATCCCAATGTAATGATTCATGAGATTTCTTCGACGGGGAATGGCGCTGGAGGAGGGGAGCTAACTGCTCCGGAAGTCGCCTTCGCCCAAGCCTCCGGTTCCGTTTATGTCGCCGACACTGGCAATAATCGAGTTCAGGTTTTTAACGCCGATGGTTCTTACCGGTTTAAATTTGGAGAAGGCACATTGGTTTCTCCACAGGGAATAGACGTTGATGGTTTGGGCAATATTTACGTTGCCGATACGGGCAATCATCGGATCGTTAAGTTTAGTTCGGCCGGAGATTTTATAAGAGAATATCGCTCCGAAGACGGAGAGATAACACCATTAAAGATAAAGCTTAAAGGGGGCAAGCTCTATATTGCCGACGCGAATTCTTCCCGGCCGCTAGTTTGGGAGATCGGGGGAGAGATAAAAGACTTTGGCTGTTCGGCCAAGATCTCTCCCAATGGCGATGGGAATGGTGATTCCGCCTTAATCGGCTATGAATTGACCGAGTCGGGGCGCGTGACTTTACGCCTCCTTAACTCTGCCAAAGAAGAGATCGGCCAGCTTTTTACCTATACCGCCAGTCGGCCAAGCTATGCGCTGGTTAGCGACTCGCTTCGCGAAAAAGGGGTGCACAACGAGTTTTGGAGCGGCTATGTGCAACCCTCTTTAGCTGACGAGGAAACCAGCGGCAATATCGCCGCGGTTTCCTCATAATTTGTACAGGAAATTATTATCCTAGCGACGACTTCTCGGCATTGACAGCGACGTGAATAGGTGAAATTATTACTGCTGTTTGGCGATATTACTAAGGAGGCTGTTAATAATGAAAAAACGACTTGCTTTGTTCCCCTTGTTGGCATTATTGCTAGTGCTGGTTGTGGTTGGTTGTGCCCCGGCAAAAAAAGAAGATTCCAAGAAAATGTCGGTTACGACAGAGGCTATTACCCAAATATCTATCAAGGAATGGAAGACCTACGTGAGCAAATACGGGTTTTCGGTAAGTTATCCGAAGGATTGGGCATTTGAGAGGGACGCAGATGCCAAGAAGTCGGACTATATAACTGGCAACCAATCCTATCGGATATACACCGATGACTTTCACCGTCGTCCTCAGGATCCTTCTGGAATTGTTATAGGCATTGAAATTGGTAGTGATGAGTCCCAGGATATAAATAAATCATTAAGCTCGTCGGACCAGTTTGAGGCGCTTCTAAAAAAAGATAATTTTTACGCTAACGAGAAAGGCAATATTATAAAGAAGCTCAATTTGGATTACGATGGATACTTGGTCTATGACAAGTATCGTCAAAACAAACCGACAAGAGCAATATTTTATATTCCAGATAAGGGGAGTACTGTCGGGATTGACATAGAATCGGACGGTGGAACGGAAGAATTCCTATCGATAGTTTATTCAATAAGGAAAAATGCGAATAGGCAGTAAAAAATATTTAGTTGTTTTGTTTTTGCTGCTTGCGCGAAATGTCTGTGCCGCCGAGTATCCATTTAGTAATGTTTTGCCCATCGAATATTCTTCGGACAAGTTGATAGAAAATAGGTATATCAGCCACAATTTTGGCGAATACAGATCGAAGAGCTACATTCATGATGGAACGGATTTCAGGATATTTGAAACAAATCATTCCAATCTTTATCCCATTGCTGCTGGCACCGCCTATGTTTACCCAGACCTAACTAGGAAAGTTTTAAAGTCAGCGATACCAATGGCCGATTCCGCTGCTGTTAAAGGGCTGTTTATTGATTACAACCAGGTGACCCCTATCTTCAAGGCAAGCACCGCGCCAGCGAGCATCGAGGCTTGCTCCGCTTCAGAAGGAACAAAAGCAATATTGCGAAAAGGCATAATTGGGGAGAAAACAGGCTGGGGCAATTGCGTGATAGTAAACCATGACACTTATCAAACGCGATACGCCCACTTGACCTGCGCTTATGTGTCCGACGGGCAACCAGTGAACGCTTCAACAGTTTTAGGGTTGTCAGGAAACACGGGAAAATCTGAAGGAGAACATCTTCACTTCGGCATTTTAAATTATGGCGTAATAATAAGTATTAGGAGGGCTTAAAAATGAAAAAACGATTAATTTTGTCTTCTCTGACGGGATTGGCGATTGTGCTGGTTGTTGTTGGCTGCGCTCCAGCGAAAAAGGAAGGAGATAAAAAACTGTTGGTCACGACAGCGGCCGTCACCCAAACATCTACCAAGGAATGGAAGACCTACGTTAGCAAATATGGGTTTTCAGTAAGCTATCCGAGGGATTGGTTTTTGAAGGAGGACACGGACAATATCTGCAAGGAAGGGTATCGCCCTTTTGATATTTACAATTATGATGCAGACCATCCAAAAAATGAGCCTGGGGTGTCTATTAGTTTTGGTTTTAATGACGAAACTACCAAAGGCATTGATAAGTCAACGATTCCGTCTGATCCCTATGAGAGGATATTGTTTCTTGCAAGAAAACATAATTTATATATGGGCGAGAATGAAAAAAATAGGACCAAGTTGAATATGGCTTACCCTGGAATTCTAGTTAAATATGAAACTAAGCCAATTAGAATTATGTTTTATATTCAAGAAAGCGATGCGTTGCTTGGCGTTGATCTGGACTCCGAACATGGTACGGAAGAATATTTTAAGATCATTGACACGATAAAAAAGAATGAATAAATTAATTAAAGTAATTCTTGTTGGATATTTGTTGTTATTGTTAAGCGCATTTTGTTATGCCGAGTATCCTTTTGGTAAAATTCGGCCAATTGAATATAAACAGGAAGAGCTCAATAAGAAAGAATATATCAGCCACAATTATGGGGAATATAGATCCCCAACATATTTTCATGATGGAATGGATTATCAAGCTGGCAATTTTTCTGTTTCGATAAAAAGATGGTAAATAATAGGAGGGCTTGAAAATGGATAAACGATTAGTTTTGCTTCCCCTGATGGTCTTGACGATTACGCTGGTTGTTGGCTGTGTGCCAAAAAAAGAAGGTGACAAAAAGTTGTCGGCCACGACAAAGGCTGTCACCCAAGTTTCGACTCAAGAAATGAAAACCTATGTGAGTAAGTATGGGTTTTCAGTGAGTTATCCGAATGATTGGGTGTTAGAAGAAAATTGGCATACAACAAATATTCCAGAAGATAAAAAGGGTTGGTTGTCTTTTGACCTCGGCAGTGAGAATGAGAATGTCGATATGTTTTTTGAGACGCAAAAAGATTTATCATCAAGCCCAAACACGCTTAAGGACAAATTAAGCTATTTTGCTAAAAAAGAAAACGTTGTCATGAATACTATTCAAGATTATAAGATGATTGATAAGGGAGAAAATGTTTTTGGATTGGCTTATGGCCAACCTAGGGGGATATTTGAAAAATACAATGTTTTAATATTTTATTTGCCACAGACAAGAAGCGTAGCCTCGATAATATTTTATAATCAAGGTAAATATTCGGTAGAAGAAATAATGAACAAAGTTTATATAAAAATATTAAAATAATTATGATAAAGAAGGCCTGCTTATTTGGCTTAACACTAACTGTTTTTATTGTGAATAGTTCTTTCGCGGAGTTCTCTCTAGAAAGAGAGACCCCTCTTGCCATTAATAAAAGAACTAATGCTAATTTCGGGGAATTTAGAAGCCGAACGGGAACATACAAAATCCATGATGGAATAGATTTTAAGGCGAAAACAGGAGTAAATGTTTATCCTGTTGCTGCCGGAACGGCCAGAATATTTCCAGCAAATACAGATGCTTGGGGTAAATATGTAGTTGTTGAGCATCCAGATGGTTATCGAACAAGATATGCGCACCTTGATAGCATAAATGTTGAAGCAAATGCCGCAGTGACCACATCAACAGTTTTGGGTGTTTCTGGCTCGACAGAGGGAGGCAAAATCTCTGGCATGAAGCCGCATCTGCATTTTAGCCTTGGGATAACATCTGTTTTGCCAACTGACACAGTAAACCCTATATTTGCAGGGTTAAAACAATCTTCTTATGGGGTCTTATCTTTTGTTACCGATTTGGTGTCAGAGCGAAGAATCAGATTATTAGGGACTGGTGTAGATAGGACTTTCGATGGGGAAAATGAAATAATTGATGTGCCGGAGCCAAATAAGCCCGTTAGGGCAATAGTAGAAGCTTATCTGACGGAAAACAGTCTTGGTTCTAATCCATATCAAATTGAATTTGAGATTGAAAAGTTTAATGATGCTTCTTGGACAAAACAGACGAAAACAATTGTTTTTGACACCATGACTAATATTCTGAATAATTTCGGCGAATACTATTGTTTTTCCCGGCCCTATGTAACAAGGCAATATACTGATCCAGGATATTATTTTGTTAAATTTTATCCTACAGCTGGCAGGTACAAAATTACTGTAAAAATATATGCTAGTTATCGAGATGATTTTGGCTTTCATTTAACCACGCCAAGTGTAACCAAGGGAACCATAATTGAACGTTATATTACTGTTGGTATGAATATGGTTGATTATGTAGACCATGAGTATTCTTACGCCTGGCTTCCTGATGATATCGCTGGTGATAAAGGTGTCATGTTGGCGTCAACCTCTTTCAGCCATGGAGGTGTTGCCGCCGCCGCGGTTGGCGATACTGGCCCGCCAGAAATATTCTATGTCTTTGCTAACAACAGTATTATAACCAATAACCTGATTGATATTGATCCTAATCTCCAGCAAAAAGCGTTAATCGAAGCGCGGGCGAGGGGAAATGTTGATTGGACGATCCAAGTATTTAATGAGACTGGAACGGCCAAGATTGACGAGATTCAAGTGAAAAATCAGGAATGGAGCAATAAAAATAATAGGAGGGTATGAAAATGGATAAACGGTTAATTTTATTTTTTCTGGTGGGCTTAGTGATATTAATAATGGTTGTTGGTTGTGCTCCGCCAAAAAAGAAGGAAGTCGAACAATTCTCTGCTGCGGCTGTTGAGACGATTCAAGCTTCGACTCAAGAGATGAAAACATATGTCAGTAAATATGGGTTTTCGGTGTCGTATCCAGCGGATTGGTATTTAGAAGAAGAAAAAGATATTAAACCATCGGAAGAGGAATTGAAAGGATATAGAAACTTTCAAATCAATCACGGAGATGTTAAGGAATCCGTTTCTTTAGATTTCACTGTTTTTAAGGATGCCTCTTTGTATTTGGGAAGCCCAAAGGGAGGGGAGGTGGCCAGGCAGGGTTTGCCAGCAAAGCTTGTCTATTTTGCTAAAAAATTGAATAGTCTTAATGAAGAAACATTTGCCGGATTAAGGAAAATTAGTGTTCGTGGAGGAGAAATATACATTTATAAACATAAAGATGAAAGATATTCTGAAACGAGAGCTCTTTTTTATCTCAAAAAAACTGATGGGTTTTGTGATGTCAGCTTAGGCGTTTATAAAAACCGTAATCCAATTAATGATGTTAGAGCTTATCGAGAAATATTTTTATCCTTTATTAAAGGAATTGAAATATATCCGTGAAGTCTTGTAAAACAAGTATATTATTTACTATTCTCATTTTGGCGCAATTGCAAGCCAATGCCAGTTATACTCTTGTTAGAAGCGCCCCAATTGAATATACGCAAAATGCAAAAGACAAAGGTTATATTAATCACAATTATGGTGAATATCGCGGGCTAAACACTTATAAATATCATGATGGATTTGACTATTATATAGAGAACAAAAAAACGCATGCTAATATCTACCCCGTATCCTCTGGCACCGCCCATGTTTACCCGCATAACGGTGATTGGGGCAATTGTGTAATAGTTAATCACGGCACTTTTCAAACTAGATATGCTCATCTTAGCAGTATCGAAGCAACAGAAGGGCAATTGGTGGATACTGACACAATATTAGGTTTATCTGGCAATACTGGAGCGTCAAGAGGCGAACATCTCCACTTTAGCATAGGGAGCAATAGCGATTCTAAACAACTCGATCCTTCAAGTACGATAAACCCAATATTAGGGGGTATGATACAGCCTCAATATGGCGAGTTTATAATGGTAGGCGATCCGTTGATAAAATTGATTGCTACTGGATCAGATGAAACATTCAATGGAGAAAATACGGAATTAAAAGAAGACGAAAATCAAGTGATACATGTAGGCAAGCCAAGCGAGCCTATTAAGGCAATAATTGAGGCATATCATTATACCGGTAGACATAATTCGACCCCCTACAAAATTGAATTTGAGGTTGAAAAAATATTGGGGGCAAAGGATTTTAACAGGGTTACCAGATCCATCGTTTTTGATAGTTATAGAAAATTAAAAGAAATGGTTAACGATCCTCCGTATAATTTTTCCAAGCCTTTTGTTACAAGTTCAGAAGTGACAAAGGACTTTTATTCGGTTAAATTCTATCCAACTGCCGGAACATACAAAATAACAGCAAAAATATATTCCTGCTACCGTGATGGGCCTGGCGACGCAGGATTTCATTTAACTACTCCAAGCATTGCGGATCATTCTTTAGTTGAAAGAACAATTACGGTTGGGATGAGTCTTGTGGATTTTGTTGACCCCAATATTTATGTGGCTGGTTGGCTCCCCGACGACATCGCCAGCGAGAAAGGGACAATGGTCGCCGTCGCAAGCGTGGGTGGTGGGGTGCGAGCGGCTGCTGTTGGTGTTGAGGCTGATCCTCCGGAAATATTTTACGTATACGCGAACAATAAGATAATTTCTTCAAATCTTCTTGATATAGACCAAAACCTTCAACAAAACGTCCTCATTGAATCACGGACCAAAAATAAATCGGATTGGACGATCACGTTTTATGACGGCTCGAATCGAAAATATGACGAGTTGAAAATCATCGATCAGGATTGGCTTCGCACCGAATGGGGAAAGGGGAAAGCGGCCGGAGTATATAGCTTTAGCGTAACGGCAAAAGATAGAGAGACTGGTCTTATTTCGACGAGGGAGGCGGATGATCAGATAACAATAGATAACATCCGGCCAGCGGCGCTAATAACCATGTTAAAGAATACAGTTGTTGGGCCTGAAGATATTATTACGGCCCAGATAAGCCCTAGCGAGGACTTGTATTCTTTAATGGTTAATGTTGTCAAGAGCGACTATTCCCTTGTCCAACAGAGAATCGCCTCAAATCCATCCTTGAAAAAAGACGAAGCGATGTCGATTCAATGGGAAGAGGCGTTCTCGTATCCCGATGGTTATTATCGTTTTGAGATAATAATGACTGATCTGGCGGGAAACATTTCGAGATTTTACTCGCCGACTATGACGGTCAATAGAGGTGGTTATTATCCAGCCCCGCCAACCGGAGAGGTTTATAGGGTAGAACTGCCGGAGCCTCCCTCTTGGGAAGTCAGGCCCAAAATTACCGACATTGATCTTGATAGTTCCGGGAATATGTATGTTCTGTTTGGGCAAACCGCGAAACTTGTTAAGTATGATCCGAGCGGAAAAGAAATTAAAACTGTTGGGAGATTTAACGATATTCCAATGGTTTGCCCCCTGGGTCTTGGCTTGTCTGCTGCGGGGGACCGTGTTTATATCGCCGATTCATACAATATCAGACTTATTATTTGCGACAATAATTTGAATCTTATTAGGGAAATAAAGGATAGAGACGCGTATATAGTTGAGGGGGAGGTTGATAGTTATAGTTGGGCGTTTGGTTTTTCCAATATGAGCTTTTCCGACTCGGCTGGTAGTGGGAAGAAATGCCCAGGAGGAGAAACCTATGGCTTGCCTGAAGATGTTTCGATAACAAATAAAAATGTTTTTGTAGCCGATAGATATAAGCATCGGGTCTTAAAGTACGATTTAGATGGGAAAGCAGAGAAGTTCTCGATTTTGAAGGCAGACCTAAAAGATAAGGCTAGGGACAAATTTAATATAAATAGTGGGATAAGCGGCCAAACAGTTGATAAAGCGCTATTTTACTCGAACTCATTAAATGACGATATATATTTTGATAACTCTTCAGTCAGGGAAACACATTATTATGGCGGGAAAAATTGGGTAAAAGAGATGTATTTACACAACAATCCAGCCGGCAGTGATGATGGCCGTCTTACTCTGCCTCAATCGGTTTACGCTTATGGCGCTTCATTTCTCTACGTCGCTGACACCGGCAACAATCGAGTTCAGGTCTTTAATTCTGACGGCTCTTTCCGGGCAAAGTTTGGGGAAGGGACGTTGAGTCAGCCGAAAGGAATCGATGTTGATAGTCTCGGCAACATATTTGTGGCCGATACTGGTAATCATCGGATCGTTAAGTTTAGTTCGGCCGGAGATTATATAAGAGAATATCGTTCTGAAGACGGAGAGATAACACCGTTAAAGATAAAGCTTAAAGGGAGTAATATCTATATTGCCGATGCCAATTATAACCGGCCGTTGGTTTGGGACATCGGAGGTGAGATTAAGGACTTTGGCTGTTCGACAAAGATTTCTCCCAATGGTGATGGGAATGGAGATTCTGCTTTAATCGGTTATGAACTAACCGAGCCAGGGAAAGTGACTTTACGCCTCCTTAATTCTGCCAAAGAAGAGATTGGCCAGCTTTTTACCTACACTGCCAGTCGGCCAAGCTATGCGCTGGCTAGCGACTCGCTTCGCGAAAAAGGGGTTCACAACGAGTTTTGGGGCGGCCTGATCAAAACCGCTTCCCAGGAAATGATCAATATCTCTGAAATTGCCCCGGACGGCGAGTATTTTATTAAAGCGACCGTTTCTTTCGGTGATTATCAAAAGAGCCAGGAAGCTAAGATTGTCATCGACGGTCGCCCGCCGCAGGTATTCATTTCTTCGGACAAGAGCTACGTGTCGCCAAATGGGGATGGAATAAACGATTCGGCCAGATTAAAAATGACTGTTACCGATTATTCTCCGACGGTTGACGCTTATCTATTAGCTTATCGGAATGGCCGCCTGATCGACTCTCCCTGGAAAGAATTCGGTTTGCCAACAGGAATGGAAAGAGAATATCTCTGGAACGGCAAAGTTGATGGCGTGGTTTATGATGGTAACTATAGCTTTGTTCTCCGGGCGATTGACGATTGTGGAAATATGGGCACGGGGAGTTGTGAGGTTGTTGTCGATAGCCAGGCCCCGCTGATCGATGACTTCCAAATTGATAATCCCGCCTTCTCCCCGAATGGGGATGGCCGAAAAGATCTTTTAACGGCCAGCTTCAAGCTTCGTGATTATGGCAGTGGCATTAATATGGTTGAAGTCGAGGTTATAGATGGTAACGGTTTTCCTATCCCGCTAACAGTTTCAAACATGCCACCGAATGCTTTTTCTCTTACCTGGTCAGGCAAAGACAGTTCCAGCCAGCCAGTTCCTGATAGTAAGTACCGGCTAAAAGTCACGGCGGTTGATAAAGCCGGGAACCGATCGTCAAAAACAACCTCGATCGAGGTGGATACCATCCCGCCGGTCATCGCCAACGCTACCGCCGAACCAAACCCATTTACTCCGAACGGTGACGGCGTGAAAGATACGACGACCTTCAAGAGCCATTTTTCCGAATCGGTCGAATCGAATATCATGGTTTATAACGAAGGGAAAAAGCTCTTCCGAGAGCTTCGCCCGTTATCGATGGGGAGTTATCTATCGCTTCCCTGGAATGGCCAGGGAGAACATGGCGAAGTTATCGGCGGCAATTACAGCTACACTATCTCGGCTGAAGATCGGGCAGGGAACCTTGTTACTTCGGAAGCGGGTCTGATCGTGGTCGATCGTGAGCCGTCATTGGTTAAGTATGCCTACGGAGAAAACGATCCCTTTTCCCCGGCAATTGAACCGGGGCGGATCAAATACGCTCTTTCCCGAGATAACCTAAAAGTTAGCGTGGTTGTTATCGGAAAGGAGAAGCAGATTGTTAAGACGTTGGTTGATGGGGTGCTTAAAAATAAAGGAGAATATTCGGTTGATTGGGATGGTGGTTATAGCGATTCATATGTGGGGCCTCACTCCAGCCGTGATGACAGGAAAGTCCCCGATGGGGCGTATCAAGTCAAAGTCACGGCGTATGACGAATACAATCTGGCGAGCGGAGAGGTTTCCTTTAATCTGGCGGTCGACGCGACCCCGCCATATTTGACCCTTCAACCGGTAACAGTCGATTACACCGCGAAGAAAGCGGTTTTAAAATTCTACCTGCCGGAAAAATCGAAAGTGACCGTCAAAGTTTTCAATTCGGACAGCGACCTGCTGACCACTCTTTCAACCGAAGATAACGATGCCGGCGAGCGTCAGATCGTCTATGGCCTGGATGACGGGCAGACTGGCAGCG
This window of the Candidatus Margulisiibacteriota bacterium genome carries:
- a CDS encoding PsbP-related protein encodes the protein MKKRLILSSLTGLAIVLVVVGCAPAKKEGDKKLLVTTAAVTQTSTKEWKTYVSKYGFSVSYPRDWFLKEDTDNICKEGYRPFDIYNYDADHPKNEPGVSISFGFNDETTKGIDKSTIPSDPYERILFLARKHNLYMGENEKNRTKLNMAYPGILVKYETKPIRIMFYIQESDALLGVDLDSEHGTEEYFKIIDTIKKNE
- a CDS encoding NHL repeat-containing protein, which produces MQTTIEAYSDALFPGNAYIRLLGPGDDGKFDRLNYVKSGDIYNKIEDPEENEELNYPKAGEPIKIVVEAYQNSLFNGFRTAPYGVEFNITEIGGSYNKSQVVRFNKTLSEINGKIDEYYCFTKPFITKPFSGAAYYYMDWTPGEGVYKIQAKVYAAYREGGVLKFQTPIIKERIVSIGLAGIDYDSPYGYAFAQYDPNTGLPGLASSGGVHAAGVGDDEPTIYYTDVSAPRFSMSPGDTTYPKNTVISARADKNVNWTVKIFDESGGTAATLTGTGDRLSKKWAGAGNGKYTYQVEAQDAVSGEKAERDGIGIIIVDNQPPDIKLKSDSTINITTSDAKAVVEFTANEDLALARVDIVDIAGVSIAEYFKVQPHLKKDELFQADWVNPWANANGWYYLKIMAFDLAGNRTVKYVPVRVDLPGGVSPTTTAPTEPIKRTNPPEEVKNIAVGDIDFDDNGNSYVLYTKQMKLVKYDGSGKEIGKIEKFGADSQDYFWYPQGLAVSPSGDRVYVADTYSDRLLIFDGGLNLIKAVQGRDVFLEYTRDEIDNYFFFIKTGHTTNHYRYEMLGEGYDQPKDVYFAGGNMYVADSGRHRILKYDLNGDEVVFDKLEGKHGPDDNCCYHYTNSLNETKDSSGHRADRIGYSAFNAMDGAPHPNVMIHEISSTGNGAGGGELTAPEVAFAQASGSVYVADTGNNRVQVFNADGSYRFKFGEGTLVSPQGIDVDGLGNIYVADTGNHRIVKFSSAGDFIREYRSEDGEITPLKIKLKGGKLYIADANSSRPLVWEIGGEIKDFGCSAKISPNGDGNGDSALIGYELTESGRVTLRLLNSAKEEIGQLFTYTASRPSYALVSDSLREKGVHNEFWSGYVQPSLADEETSGNIAAVSS
- a CDS encoding M23 family metallopeptidase translates to MRIGSKKYLVVLFLLLARNVCAAEYPFSNVLPIEYSSDKLIENRYISHNFGEYRSKSYIHDGTDFRIFETNHSNLYPIAAGTAYVYPDLTRKVLKSAIPMADSAAVKGLFIDYNQVTPIFKASTAPASIEACSASEGTKAILRKGIIGEKTGWGNCVIVNHDTYQTRYAHLTCAYVSDGQPVNASTVLGLSGNTGKSEGEHLHFGILNYGVIISIRRA
- a CDS encoding PsbP-related protein; amino-acid sequence: MDKRLILFFLVGLVILIMVVGCAPPKKKEVEQFSAAAVETIQASTQEMKTYVSKYGFSVSYPADWYLEEEKDIKPSEEELKGYRNFQINHGDVKESVSLDFTVFKDASLYLGSPKGGEVARQGLPAKLVYFAKKLNSLNEETFAGLRKISVRGGEIYIYKHKDERYSETRALFYLKKTDGFCDVSLGVYKNRNPINDVRAYREIFLSFIKGIEIYP
- a CDS encoding M23 family metallopeptidase translates to MIKKACLFGLTLTVFIVNSSFAEFSLERETPLAINKRTNANFGEFRSRTGTYKIHDGIDFKAKTGVNVYPVAAGTARIFPANTDAWGKYVVVEHPDGYRTRYAHLDSINVEANAAVTTSTVLGVSGSTEGGKISGMKPHLHFSLGITSVLPTDTVNPIFAGLKQSSYGVLSFVTDLVSERRIRLLGTGVDRTFDGENEIIDVPEPNKPVRAIVEAYLTENSLGSNPYQIEFEIEKFNDASWTKQTKTIVFDTMTNILNNFGEYYCFSRPYVTRQYTDPGYYFVKFYPTAGRYKITVKIYASYRDDFGFHLTTPSVTKGTIIERYITVGMNMVDYVDHEYSYAWLPDDIAGDKGVMLASTSFSHGGVAAAAVGDTGPPEIFYVFANNSIITNNLIDIDPNLQQKALIEARARGNVDWTIQVFNETGTAKIDEIQVKNQEWSNKNNRRV
- a CDS encoding PsbP-related protein, encoding MKKRLALFPLLALLLVLVVVGCAPAKKEDSKKMSVTTEAITQISIKEWKTYVSKYGFSVSYPKDWAFERDADAKKSDYITGNQSYRIYTDDFHRRPQDPSGIVIGIEIGSDESQDINKSLSSSDQFEALLKKDNFYANEKGNIIKKLNLDYDGYLVYDKYRQNKPTRAIFYIPDKGSTVGIDIESDGGTEEFLSIVYSIRKNANRQ
- a CDS encoding PsbP-related protein; the protein is MDKRLVLLPLMVLTITLVVGCVPKKEGDKKLSATTKAVTQVSTQEMKTYVSKYGFSVSYPNDWVLEENWHTTNIPEDKKGWLSFDLGSENENVDMFFETQKDLSSSPNTLKDKLSYFAKKENVVMNTIQDYKMIDKGENVFGLAYGQPRGIFEKYNVLIFYLPQTRSVASIIFYNQGKYSVEEIMNKVYIKILK